The following nucleotide sequence is from Myripristis murdjan chromosome 22, fMyrMur1.1, whole genome shotgun sequence.
acaacaaccaatCAAGCAATCAAACCTACAGAAATCAAGTACTAGTTCCATAAAAagaacatgcatgtgtatgcgtgtgtgtttagatGCATTTGTGGCAAAAATGGACGAAGCAAGTGTGTTCTTTGCAGagatattttttgcatttgaagcATATTTtgcttgtctttctgtctgtactGCTAGGGCAGACCTGACACCTCTTCCTTTTAGAGTCAGGTAGTTTCTCTGGGgttgtggctgcagctgctgtggttGATTTTGAGGAAGGGCTGGCTGTGGGGGACGCTGGCACTAATCCCCTTCGTGTTGGCGTGGATGGAGGGCTCAGTGGGTTCTGTATCTGTCTGACCAAGGCTGCAGCGCCTGGCTCTCGGGGCACCCGTCCCCTTCGCTCAATGTACGCCTTGACAAGTGAGCCTCCTAGCTCCTCAAGAAACAATCTCCGCTTGTACCCTTTTTTTGAGTTCCACCCTTCGTTAATGTGGGTCCACAACACAAATGCGTTGTATGCAGACACATCGAGGATGTTGTAAAACACAACCATTGACCATCTCCTGGTCATTCGCTGGCAAGTGTAGGTGGCAGTCAGCTTGTCCAGGGTGTCCActcctcctttgtttttgttgtagtcCAGGATGATTATgggctttttgtctttttctgatgACACAGCTGCATCTTTGTGACGAGTGGACATCAGCATCACATTTCGGCCTTTTCTTGGACAGTAGGAAACAAGTGTGGTGGtgtctgtaaaaacaaactttgagGAAAGTGGATCCCTGTCCTTCATCTCCAACATTTCAGCGGGCAGCTCAAGTTTGGTTTTTCTTACTGTGCCCACCATGGTGAGTTCCCTTGTGAGAAGTTCTTGTCCAAGTTCATAGCTGGTAAAAAAATTGTCACAAGTGATGTTGTGACCCTGCAGTCCAGTAGCCATATCGAGGACTATacgttttccttgttttttttcagggatGCCACTTGCATCTTTGCCTGTGTAAATCTGCAGATTCCATGCATAACTGGTTCTTGCATCACAGGCTGCCCAGATTTTTATGCCATATTTGCCTGGCTTACTGGGCATGTATTGCCGGAAGGGGCATTTTCCACGGAAATGGAGTAAACGTTCATCTACTGTGACTTCTGGCCCTGGGTTGAACATCAGTGGAAGGCGCTGCACCCATTTCTCCCAGACATCCCTGATGGGAGCAAGCTTGTCAGATCTTACTCTGGCGTCTCTCTCATCAAACCTGATGGCTGTTGTTAGGTTTCGAAAGGACTGAAGTGACATTGTTGCCCGGAAAATATTCCTGCCTGTCGACGCATCCCAGAGACTCTCTGTGGCCTCATTGCTGGATCTGTACACTCCAGCAAGAAGAGCAATACCAATGAAGGCATCCAGGTGTGCCACATCAATGTCATGCCACGTGTCTTTGTGGACTCTTTTTCCTTCAAGGTTTGTCATAtcaatgatgattttttttattggccatggcaaaaacagatcaaaacaTGACTTGATGTCACTTACTCTCGTCACAGCAAACCTTGTGATCCCAGGGGTCATTTTGATGACGTTTGCAGGAGCTGCGCCGCCTTGCACGTCAGGAGGTACTGAGCTCCAACAGATGCTGCCACATTTGGAACTGAatgtttcagcagcagcagcagcagcagcgggagCGGCTTCAGCACCGGTGGCCTCCTCATCAGACTGATcagatgtgtctgtgtctgagtctgagtcttcTGGTTGATATTCCACGTCGTCTTCCTCCTCAGAAACTGGCTCATCAATTTCGCTTTGAGGCTCTGTGTCCTCTAGCTCTACCTCATAGTCAGCATAGACATGATCCAGGGATACAGTAAGTCCTGGTTCCATTGTTGCTTGCTGTAAACTGGAGATATGTACTCTGCAAGTCACCAGCTCTAAACTGCACTGGCCTTACATGCCTGGGCATGTCCGTGCAAACAAAGGGAGAGGCCCCTCACTGAAGCCCAAGTGGTTGGGGGAGGGGCTCGCTGTGGGCTGCTGGCTGATAGTGTGTGAATGGTTTCAGTTTGGTtacttattattgttttataatCTTATACTGGGTCAAAACTGTCGGTCATAATTTTAACCAGAGCATTTTATAATTTAgtaaaaattgattttttttttttttgtttagcgTCAGTGCCAACCCTAACACTAAATTCAAAAACTTTATTCAggaaaaatatgcacaaaaaaacaacagaccaTTCAATTTATCCAACATGTCCACAGAGGTGGGCTGGACCTAGCAATAGTGAAACCAGTAGCTTAAACTCTTTGAGGCGGAAAATTTTTAAGCATCATgattcatatgcacaccttaacaatagtactgcacacagtcctatgcctgaattaatagcctacacctcttactaacgttgtataactgctggtcattacattaataataataatgataaaaaaatccGATAACCGATATATCAGCcgattaaatttttacatttttcaattaaaaaaaaaaaaaaaaaaaaagacaaaatacctGCTTTGGATGGTTTACATATAGTTCCAAACACGTGTTACAAAGATATAAATTGAAGAGAgaacattttattattctcaaatacttttattatcagaaattgtgtggaacaagcagcatatgaacaatttgaacataaatcaaaaatatgatgtgccaaaaggcagtatcatcatgtcatcatgttagctcccgattcttttgttgaaagcccaagaacagaccggagtcagtcttccattttctgatgcaacatttattatggtcacatataaagcaaggcagcgctggtctcagtgtgacagagctcccgcaggatctcagtcaaaGTGAGcctcgatatcaggaaatgatacacatttatgttattgggcttgggcctgccccgtacataggttggacttaaacgcaaccgagaataattggccagttaccggacatggacaggccaaccactgtccatgccttgttcccggaatgtgtgatgctatgtgtgtgaatgttgactgggcgtgtatctaatgcaacagacctaaataacaagatagagaaagtatatctggctcctgctgtgtctgtcctctgcttagcagccaagctgccctgagctatgtaatacattggataatgctagaaacattgaactatacggccaattgtaacaatcATGTTTAGCTTTAAGGTGCTGTTAAGTGCtgctttttgcttgcttgatTCCTGGCTTACAGAAGTTGCACAAATATTATAGACTGTTTCACCAGTGACATCCTTGGTGAAGTATTCCCACAACATACTACGCCCACcttcttttgccatctgtaaacaaacaaacaaacagtaagacatgcattagttaaaaaaaaataatgttacaaatctgtctagttacgtgggccattttgaaactcattaagcatttgtcttgtgttcacatgaatatggggtgtacactcctggccacttcattagactaaacctattacttttaaaatgttgttgactgtaagaaagctgataattcttctttatggttattattgaggtggtagtgggtgttggtgtgaggagcatAGAGGTGTCTGAAATTTTATCAGCCCCACTTACATGCATCAGAGGGCCAAAGTTCTCTGAACAACTCTCCgcaccaacagcaacacccacTATCATCTCAGTAAACATAAAGAAGTCTCTCTGGCAGTGTCAGcatttacaaagtaatacatttattaaagtagAATTCATGGTAGGGCTGTTACTggtgtgcattacattgcacagtgtcTAATGAAGTGGTCAGAGAgtgtatttaattaattattatatgTAGGTAATAGGTAGGTGGATAAATGGCGTCATAAAAGtctctggtaaaacatgatttgaaatgcacctctctgatgtcctctaaacgtgcgttcacattttctttcctccattaAGTTATAACTTTGACCAGAAAtgctttttcctcctcaacaccataagttaaaaaacacagtccGTGCTCTGCTGTAAACAATGGAGCCCACAAGGGTTTTTGCACGGCGACGTCGCGTTATTCTAATTTGCTCCGGTCTTATCTAGTCTGCTAGCACCCAAAATACTGAGCAAGGTAATATTTAAGCTAGGCTATCCTAactttagcttgctaacataGCAGTCAAGcgtgacacacgcacacacaccattttgtCACCTCCCCTTTCATAACTCATGAATGAGTGGTGTTAGAGTCTTATGGGAGGCATCACTTGATTCTGCAGAGCGGTGAAGCTTCAGCCACACCCTCTTTCATAACTCATGAACCGGTTGTCATAGAGCCTTGCAGGAGTCCACATTGGATTTGGTGCGTCCACTCCGCAGCCGCAGCTTTCTACCTATGAGGCTGAAATTTGCAGTGGAGATCAAGTTGTTTGTGAGttggtgtgtgtaaatgcatgtacatgtggATGCACATGCATATGTGGTTGCAGCTATTGTGAATTCTCACTTGTTAGATTGAGTGATGTAGCttggaatttgaattttaaccATAATTTCAAACTATATTTGTCCAGAAACAACAAATAAGACAAGGTTCGAGTCAACAATATCAGAGAGCATACTGGTGTTGTTACCTCTTAATCTCTTGTGTTAGCTTTCTGTTACTATCTCTTATGTATCTTACAGGGCTGgccctggccaaattggggccctcAGCGGCATTTTATTTGGAAGCCCCCACGCCCCCGGCCGAATCAAAAATTACCGGATTTTTGGCGTGACGCCTCCCGCCGACCACACAATCCCAGATGTATAATCGGAATAAAATGACGGCACAAAGACATTCCATTAAACTTGACAAGCTATATTAGTAAGAACAAAGTACTGTACTtcaagaaaaatgcaaaaaaaaagtctttttttttttttcgaaagtaGAAgtttaatacaaatacaaaatgaaaagcagcacTGGTAATAATACAAAATGTAGATTTGCAAGGTcaagcaaacaacaaccaaTCAAGCAAATCAAACCTACAGAAATCAAGTACTAGTTCCATAAAAAagaacatgcatgtgtatgcgtgtgtttaGGTGCAGTCGTCGCAATAATGGATACTGCGAATGTGTTCATGGCAGAGATATCTTTTGCATTTGAAGCACACTTTGCTTGACTTTCTGTCTGTACTGCTAGGGCAGACCTGACACCTCTTCCTTTTAGGCTCAGGTAGTTTCTTTGAGgttgtggctgcagctgctgtggttGATTTTGAGGAGGGGCTGGCTGTGGGGGACGCTGGCACTAATCCCCTTCGTGTTGGCGTGGATGGAGGGCTCTGTGGGTTCTGTATCTGTCTGACCAAGGCTGCAGCGCCTGGGTCTCGGGGCGTATATTCCCTTCGCTCAATGTGCGCCTTGACAAGTGAGCCTCCTAGCTCCTCAAGAAACAATCTccgcttgttttttttgtttgcgtTCCACTCTTGATGAATGTGGGTCCACAACACTAATGCGTTGTATGCAGACACATCGAGGATGTTGTAAAACACAACCATTGACCATCTCCTGGTCATTCGCTGGCAAGTGTAGGTGCCAGTCAGCTTGTCCAGGGTGTCCActcctcctttgtttttgttgtagtcCAGGATGATTATgggctttttgtctttttctgatgACACAGCTGCATCTTTGTGACGAGTGGACATCAGCATCACATTTCGGCCTTTTCTTGGACAGTAGGAAACAAGTGTGGTGGtgtctgtaaaaacaaactttgagGAAAGTGGATCCCTGTCATTCATCTCCAACATTTCAGCGGGTAGATCAGGTTTGGTTTTTCTTACTGTGCCCACCATGGTGAGTTTCCTCCTGAGAAGTTCTTGTCCAAGTTCATAGCTGGTAAAAAAATTGTCACAAGTGATGTTGTGACCCTGCAGTCCAGTAGCCATATCGAGGACTATacgttttccttgttttttttcagggatGCCGCTTGCATCTTTGCCTGTGTAAATCTGCAGATTCCATGCATAACTGGTTCTTGCATCACAGGCTGCCCAGATTTTTATGCCGTATTTGCCTGGCTTACTGGGCATGTATTGTCGGAAGGGGCATTTTCCACGGAAAGGGAGTAAACGTTCATCTACTGTGACCTCTGGCCCTGGGTTGAACATCAGTGGAAGGCGCTGCACCCATTTCTCCCAGACATTCCTGATGGGAGCAAGCTTGTCAGATCTTGCGCTGACGTCTCTCTTGTCAAACCTGATGGCTGTTGTTAGGTTTCGAAAGGAGTGAAGTGACATTGTTGCCCGGAAAATATTCCTGCCTGTCGACGCGTCCCAGAGACTCTCTGTGGCCTCATTGCTGGATCTGTACACTCCAGCAAGAAGAACAATACCAATGTAGGCATCCAGGTGTGCCACATCAATGTCATGCCACGTGTCTTTGTGGACTCTTTTTCCTTCAAGGTTTGTCATAtcaatgatgattttttttattgaccatggcaaaaacagatcaaaacaTGACTTGATGTCACTTACTCTCGTCATAGCAAACCTTGTGATCCCAGGGGTCATTTTGATGACGTTTGCAGGAGCTGCACCGCCTTGCACGTCAGGAGGTACTGAGCTCCAACAGATTTTGCCACATTTGGAATTGAatgtttcagcagcagcagcgggagcagcagcagcgggagcagcagcagcgggaGCGGCTTCAGCACCGGTGGCCTCGTCATCAGACTGATcagatgtgtctgtgtctgtatctgaGTCTGAGTCTTCTGGTTGATATTCcacctcgtcttcctcctcagaAACTGGCTCATCAATATCGCTTTGCGGCTGTGTGTCCTCTAGCTCTACCTCATATTCAGTATAGACATCATCCAGGGATACAGTAAATCCTGGTTCCATTGTTACTTGCTGTAAACTGGAGATATGTACTCTGCAAGTCACCAGCTCTAAACTGCACTGGCCTTACATGCCTGGGCATGTCCGTGCAAACAAAGGGAGAGGCCCCTCATTGAAGCCCAAGTGGTTGGGGGAGGGGCTCGCTGTGGGCTGCTGGCTGATAGTGTGTGAATGGTTTCAGTTTGGTtacttattattgttttataatCTTATACTGGGTCAAAACTGTCGGTCATAATTTTAACCAGAGCATTTTATAATTTAgtaaaaattgattttttatttatttatttttttgtttagcgTCAGTGCCAACCCTAACACTAAATTCAAAAACTTTATTCAGGAATAATATgcgcaaaaaaacaacagaccaTTCAATTTATCCTACATGTCCACAGTGGTGGGCTGGACCTATCAATAGTGGAACCAGTAGCCTAAACTCTTTCAGGTAGAAAATTTTTAAGCATCATgattcatatgcacaccttaacaatagtactgcacacagtcctatgcctgaattaatagcctacacctcttattAATGttgtataactgctggtcgttgcattaataataataatttaaaaaaatctgataaccGATATATCAGCcgattaaatttttacatttttcaatttaaaaaaaaaaaaagacgaaatACCTGCTTTGGATGCTTTACATATAGTTCCAAACACGtgttacaaaaatataaatggaagggagaacattttactattctcaaatacttttattatcagaaattgtgtggaacaagcagcatatgaacaatttgaacataaaataaatcaaaaatatgatgtgcaaaaaggcagtatcatcatgtcatcatgtttagctttaaggtgctgttaggtgctgctttttgcttgcttgatTCCTGGtttacagaagctgcacaaatattatAGACTGTTTCACCAGTGACATCCTTGGTGAAGTAGTCCCACAGCATACTACGTCCACcttcttttgccatctgtaaaaaaacagtaagacatgaattagttaaaaaaaaataacgtaACGAAACTCAGACATTAGCATTTGtcttgtgttcacatgaatatggGGTGTACACTCCTGGCCTTTAGACTAAAcctattacttttaaaatgttgttgactgtaagaaagctgataattcttctttatggttattattgaggtggtagtgggtgttggtgtgaggagcatAGAGGTGTCTGAAATTTTATCAGCCCCACTTACATGCATCAGAGGGTCAAAGTACTCTGAACACCTCTATAGgcctgtttccaccaaaatgttccttgtagtatttggggggcaggagctactacaggaacgtcctctggctcggcTCTCTCAACTGCCGtctctccactgagagggccgagtaggaggaaggttcctgtaaagttgccgggcggttgcgcgaccatgaccggggcatcaaaatgcgtgttaaataagcctgttgttagcgttagctaatgtCCGCTAAAACTAACGTTAGCGCACCtaaaaatgccagctaaaaagtgtgttgttagcgttagctaacgtctgCTAAAggtaacgttagcgcccctaaaaatgccggctaaaagcGTGTTGTTAATGTTAGCTAGCatcacatcgcgccgtgagtaaacccaggggtttttcggggccgctcagagtccctgcaccgaggcagggccgttttttagcccctgtaaaggttcaggaactctctccttcggggtagttccagtggtggagacacgcgataacggccacggccccgtaaaattaccccaaagttccggtggtggaaaaaaatactggTCTCCACACCAACTGTTACAAATTCCCTATTTTTGAGTGGTTTAAGTATATATGTTTATTACATTTGTTCAGGCATTTCTTTTGGACGGCACGGGTCCTTTCTATTTTTAGTCGGGCACTTACCGTAGGCAGCATTGTTTGGGTCCTAAATGTTTACACTGAGGAGACGGCGGGAGAAGTCACATCCATGTCAGTCTCTGGTTTATTTCTCTATAAGTGCGTTCGTGAAGAATTAACCACTTACACCTGGTAGAGCTTTATCCTGTAATGCCTGAAACTTTCTATataaaaggagaaaggaaatcTCTGTGTCCAGTCTGCTCTCTGATAGGAGTTGCTGTCCAGGGTAGAGAAGTCTCAGCAAATATCCTTGCACCCAGTATTCATAACATTTtggtccttcgagccggatcATCTTCATCCTCGACAGCACCATGGACACACAGGGAATAGGAGCAGCCAATCATACAACACAAGTGCAAGGAAGACTGCGTCAGCTTCCAGCACACCTGCAAAGCTATGAGGTCAGCTTACCACAGTCCCTCGTGCCTTATACTGTCCCTACTAGAGATGACAGCATGAGAGCCAGCGCAGAGCAGCTGCGGTCACTCAGCCTGCAGACCGAGTCTGCAGCCACTGGTGACCAGCTGCCACACACCTGTCTATCAGTACCAGGAGCAGGAAATAGGACAAATAGACATTGCACAGTGGACATGGCTTCATATGCTAACGACCCGCCTAGCCAGATGAGCGCACGTGTAGATCTCTCCGCACCAGCCCTCTCAGAACAGAGCTGCCTTAGTCAGCTACTAACCGAACACAGCTTAAACATAAGCGGATCCGACTCTCCTATGTCACAACACTCACATCCCAGTCCTACAGTCCTTTCAAACTCGTCATTATGCCTTAACATCCAAAGAGGCAGTTCAGCTTCGCTGCCGCAGCCGCCATCTCTCCAACTGGTGCCGCCTACCCAGTCTCCAGATGAGCTGCCACCAATACCGCTGCGGTGCACCACAACTGCAACACCACAGCCCCAAGCAACAACAGCCTTGATGCCAGGCCAAGGCCAGCAGAGCTACATATCGAACCA
It contains:
- the LOC115354476 gene encoding piggyBac transposable element-derived protein 4-like — translated: MEPGLTVSLDHVYADYEVELEDTEPQSEIDEPVSEEEDDVEYQPEDSDSDTDTSDQSDEEATGAEAAPAAAAAAAETFSSKCGSICWSSVPPDVQGGAAPANVIKMTPGITRFAVTRVSDIKSCFDLFLPWPIKKIIIDMTNLEGKRVHKDTWHDIDVAHLDAFIGIALLAGVYRSSNEATESLWDASTGRNIFRATMSLQSFRNLTTAIRFDERDARVRSDKLAPIRDVWEKWVQRLPLMFNPGPEVTVDERLLHFRGKCPFRQYMPSKPGKYGIKIWAACDARTSYAWNLQIYTGKDASGIPEKKQGKRIVLDMATGLQGHNITCDNFFTSYELGQELLTRELTMVGTVRKTKLELPAEMLEMKDRDPLSSKFVFTDTTTLVSYCPRKGRNVMLMSTRHKDAAVSSEKDKKPIIILDYNKNKGGVDTLDKLTATYTCQRMTRRWSMVVFYNILDVSAYNAFVLWTHINEGWNSKKGYKRRLFLEELGGSLVKAYIERRGRVPREPGAAALVRQIQNPLSPPSTPTRRGLVPASPTASPSSKSTTAAAATTPEKLPDSKRKRCQNKQLRRAS
- the LOC115354477 gene encoding piggyBac transposable element-derived protein 4-like encodes the protein MEPGFTVSLDDVYTEYEVELEDTQPQSDIDEPVSEEEDEVEYQPEDSDSDTDTDTSDQSDDEATVPPDVQGGAAPANVIKMTPGITRFAMTRVSDIKSCFDLFLPWSIKKIIIDMTNLEGKRVHKDTWHDIDVAHLDAYIGIVLLAGVYRSSNEATESLWDASTGRNIFRATMSLHSFRNLTTAIRFDKRDVSARSDKLAPIRNVWEKWVQRLPLMFNPGPEVTVDERLLPFRGKCPFRQYMPSKPGKYGIKIWAACDARTSYAWNLQIYTGKDASGIPEKKQGKRIVLDMATGLQGHNITCDNFFTSYELGQELLRRKLTMVGTVRKTKPDLPAEMLEMNDRDPLSSKFVFTDTTTLVSYCPRKGRNVMLMSTRHKDAAVSSEKDKKPIIILDYNKNKGGVDTLDKLTGTYTCQRMTRRWSMVVFYNILDVSAYNALVLWTHIHQEWNANKKNKRRLFLEELGGSLVKAHIERREYTPRDPGAAALVRQIQNPQSPPSTPTRRGLVPASPTASPSSKSTTAAAATTSKKLPEPKRKRCQVCPSSTDRKSSKVCFKCKRYLCHEHIRSIHYCDDCT